Proteins found in one Hypericibacter terrae genomic segment:
- a CDS encoding DEAD/DEAH box helicase: MTTASAFSAGQLIQARGREWIVISASDGLKVRPLTGSEQETETLLPELETAPVRHASFAPPSGERTGGREAALLLRDALRLSLRRGAGPFRGAGRINFEPRAYQLAPLMMALRLETVRLLIADDVGIGKTIEAGLILREYLDRGEIDRFTVLCPPHLVDQWVAELETKFAIPPTPVTAATATRLERDLPASTSVFDAYPHTVVSLDFIKSRRRQDDFLRACPEMVVVDEAHTAVAGGAIRHHRFELLRRIAENTERNLILLTATPHSGNEEAFHNLLGLLDPVFAALPHARDDRHRQLRERLAGHFIQRRRADIEAWREPGLFPTRHMLNPDPKYRLTGDYERFYEAVLDYCAEAVEAEEGERRQRLAFWGTLALMRCVGSSPAAAARALRTRALLEADPDEEEMLAAGIVDDEEAANDDLEPGAAIADGRLAALIAKADELAARPVKDPKFAVLKKVLQGMVEDGFSPVVFCRYIATADSVGAALRHAFKDHMVEVVTGALPPEEREARVEALGEAGKRILVATDCLSEGINLQAAFDAVVHYDLSWNPTRHQQREGRVDRFGQKRPEVRTALIYGENNPVDGAVLEVILRKASAIEKQTGVRVPMPDEGGSLTKALMSAVLLRARQKRQLALDLGVGGLAEAKEIESAWANASEQEKKARTIFAQSSLKPEEVAAEWDAIQRVLGGFPDTERFVSRALMRLGAPLDRQPAGGYRAPLHLVPDTLKERFQAAGLIDETATQHPLRIAFEARPRAGYLSIHRAHPLPAILAETFLENALDPLAPANDPATLPRCGGWESAAVDRVTALLLLRIRHRIDSRGRLGPRFAMAEEAAAIAFDLLSGKPARQGEEAFGLLAGQSADLKENVQKARLQQVLAKLEGWRTELDRYAGERAAALAEDHTRLRRALGSKGGVKVEAVTPVDVIGAYVLMPRL; this comes from the coding sequence GTGACGACAGCCTCGGCGTTCAGCGCCGGCCAGTTGATCCAAGCGCGCGGGCGCGAATGGATTGTGATCAGTGCGAGCGACGGATTGAAGGTCCGCCCATTGACGGGATCCGAGCAGGAAACCGAAACCCTGCTGCCGGAGCTGGAAACGGCGCCGGTCCGGCATGCCAGCTTCGCGCCGCCCAGTGGCGAGCGGACCGGCGGCCGGGAAGCGGCCTTGCTCCTGCGCGACGCGTTGCGCCTATCGCTTCGCCGCGGCGCCGGCCCGTTCCGCGGTGCAGGCCGGATCAACTTCGAGCCACGCGCCTATCAACTGGCGCCGCTGATGATGGCACTGCGGCTGGAGACGGTCCGGTTGTTGATCGCCGACGACGTGGGCATCGGCAAGACCATCGAGGCTGGCCTGATCCTGCGCGAATATCTCGATCGCGGCGAGATCGACCGATTCACGGTTTTGTGCCCGCCGCATCTGGTCGATCAGTGGGTCGCCGAGTTGGAGACAAAATTCGCCATTCCGCCGACTCCCGTCACCGCGGCGACCGCGACGCGCCTGGAGCGCGACCTGCCGGCCTCGACCAGCGTGTTCGATGCCTATCCGCACACGGTGGTCAGCCTGGACTTCATCAAGAGCCGGCGCCGCCAGGACGATTTCCTGCGCGCTTGTCCGGAAATGGTTGTGGTCGACGAGGCCCACACGGCTGTCGCCGGCGGCGCGATCCGGCATCATCGCTTCGAGCTGCTGCGGCGGATCGCCGAGAACACCGAACGCAACCTCATCCTGCTGACGGCAACGCCTCATTCCGGCAACGAGGAAGCCTTCCACAATCTGCTGGGTCTGCTCGATCCCGTCTTCGCCGCTCTGCCCCACGCGCGCGACGATCGGCATCGTCAGTTGCGCGAACGCCTCGCGGGCCACTTCATCCAGCGTCGGCGGGCCGACATCGAGGCTTGGCGCGAACCAGGCCTCTTCCCCACGCGCCACATGCTCAACCCCGATCCGAAATACCGGCTGACGGGCGACTACGAGCGGTTCTACGAGGCGGTGCTCGATTATTGCGCCGAGGCGGTCGAGGCGGAGGAGGGCGAACGCCGCCAGCGTCTGGCCTTTTGGGGTACGCTGGCGCTGATGCGCTGCGTCGGTTCGAGCCCGGCGGCGGCGGCGCGCGCGCTCCGCACGCGCGCCTTGCTGGAGGCGGATCCGGACGAGGAGGAGATGCTCGCTGCCGGCATCGTCGATGACGAGGAGGCGGCGAATGACGATCTCGAGCCGGGCGCCGCGATCGCAGACGGGCGCCTCGCGGCCCTGATCGCCAAGGCGGATGAACTCGCGGCGCGACCGGTGAAGGACCCGAAGTTCGCCGTGCTGAAGAAAGTCCTGCAGGGTATGGTGGAAGACGGCTTCTCCCCCGTCGTGTTCTGCCGCTATATCGCGACCGCGGATTCGGTCGGTGCCGCGCTTCGTCACGCATTTAAGGACCATATGGTCGAAGTCGTGACGGGAGCTCTGCCGCCGGAAGAGCGCGAGGCCCGCGTGGAGGCCTTGGGCGAGGCCGGAAAGCGCATCCTGGTTGCAACGGACTGTCTCTCCGAAGGCATCAACCTGCAGGCAGCATTCGATGCTGTCGTGCATTACGACCTTTCCTGGAACCCGACCCGGCATCAGCAGCGGGAAGGCCGAGTCGACCGCTTCGGCCAGAAGAGGCCCGAGGTCCGGACCGCCTTGATCTATGGCGAGAACAATCCCGTGGATGGTGCGGTGCTGGAGGTCATTCTGCGCAAGGCCAGCGCAATCGAGAAGCAGACCGGCGTAAGGGTGCCAATGCCCGACGAGGGCGGCAGCCTCACCAAGGCGCTGATGTCGGCCGTACTGCTCCGTGCCCGGCAGAAGCGCCAACTGGCACTCGACCTTGGTGTGGGCGGCCTGGCGGAAGCGAAGGAGATCGAGAGCGCCTGGGCCAATGCCTCGGAGCAGGAGAAGAAGGCGCGCACGATCTTTGCGCAAAGCAGCTTGAAACCAGAGGAGGTGGCCGCCGAATGGGACGCCATCCAGCGGGTGCTCGGCGGGTTCCCCGATACCGAGCGGTTCGTATCGCGGGCCCTGATGCGGCTGGGAGCGCCCTTGGACCGGCAACCGGCCGGCGGCTATCGGGCGCCGCTCCATCTCGTCCCCGATACGCTGAAAGAGCGCTTCCAGGCGGCCGGACTGATCGATGAGACGGCGACGCAACACCCCTTGCGGATTGCGTTCGAGGCCCGGCCGCGTGCCGGCTATCTCTCGATCCACCGCGCCCATCCGCTGCCGGCCATCCTGGCGGAGACCTTCCTGGAGAACGCTCTCGATCCACTGGCGCCGGCAAACGATCCGGCCACCCTGCCCCGTTGCGGCGGCTGGGAAAGTGCCGCGGTCGATCGGGTCACGGCCCTGTTGCTGCTACGGATCCGGCATCGGATCGATTCCCGCGGCCGGCTCGGACCGCGCTTCGCCATGGCGGAGGAGGCGGCGGCGATCGCCTTCGATCTCCTTTCGGGGAAGCCGGCGCGACAGGGGGAAGAGGCCTTTGGTCTGCTGGCCGGCCAGAGCGCCGACCTCAAGGAGAATGTGCAGAAGGCGCGCCTCCAGCAGGTGCTGGCGAAGCTCGAGGGCTGGCGGACCGAACTCGACCGCTATGCCGGTGAGCGCGCCGCGGCACTGGCGGAGGATCATACCCGCCTGCGCCGTGCGCTGGGTTCCAAGGGCGGCGTCAAGGTCGAGGCGGTGACGCCGGTCGACGTGATCGGCGCCTATGTGTTGATGCCGCGGCTCTGA
- a CDS encoding DEAD/DEAH box helicase codes for MDVFSLDENLLNHYTSFARSFTRIRSLELKSKVDQLYAGRRFWPEPLLQLNPHYEEGGTIASLVGSDGLAEECKQIFLNARAKATDSDKTLTLWRHQAQATGLALKGKSFVVTTGTGSGKSLCFFIPIIDAIVKAKRTGEKQKTRALIIYPMNALANSQIEELKKFLTGRNLPVPVTFARYTGQESPDDRDKIRRNPPDILLTNFMMLELLMTRQSELDKAVIENCRGLNFVVLDELHTYRGRQGADVAMLVRRLRARVGDPEKPPICVGTSATMASEGTEQYRNQAVANVASALFGTSITRDSVVTETLRRVTDPSQSADHGLDGLVDSVKRVAQGDRYLGQSNESLKQDPLAIWVETRLGLRDLHRKPLRAHPMPLSDAAARLQKDSGALAKDCEAALKNALLAFSLTERDRGVPSGAEEPLFAFKLHQFISGAGRLYSTLDPSGSRTVTFDGQVFDPDNPEKRLFSVHFCRRCGQEHHPVTLIKTLGEERFEKREIDDVPANDEADPEGPTEIWGFLMPDPVDGDEFTFEGRDEDYPDSWLETTKSGETRLRASYRKSRAVPFFVKPDGRSSTDGRHAWFMPGKFKFCPACGDHHSDSTRDINRLAALSAEGRSSATTILVSSILRWMNEQGDAIPETTRKLLAFTDNRQDAALQAGHFNDFVFVTLLRGAILAALSEAGPEGIQEEEIGRAIQRMLGFIAANLERRSEWLLEPGLMGASLVTAEKTIRDSLAHRFWIDQRRGWRYTNPNLEQLGLIKADYVSLNELAADDARFVDVPSLRAASVAERAAALRELLDIMRRGLAIECKALDRDEIDNLIARARAVIKAPWALDERALAATVFVPRPPSRKEISQRDEALIIRGGSQSLIGRALRRRRFGGKLPTGPEVVGIIDGLLSAAKVYGLVTPAPSPVEGEAWRLVSSAIAFRRDDAPEPERNNPFFRGLYGRIADLLAAGGQTLFGFESREHTAQVDSQLRELREARFRNGEDDRKKLKEKADKLKEFREDDRRLPALFCSPTMELGVDISAMNVVYLRNIPPTPANYAQRSGRAGRSGQAALIVAYCAAQSPHDQYFFQRKDQMVYGVVEPPSIDLANPELVTSHLHAEWLAASGADLKEAIAENLEMTAPEKPLKTEIQQRVTAPESSEAARERIGSVLNALQRDYMPELPAWFTSVENFSRETVAKAPQRFNASFNRWRDLLVAAERQRDDAARTLQDYSIQPVERRAAEMRQQAANIQIKLLLQGAQGQSSDFYVYRYLATEGFLPGYNFPRLPLMAFVPGDSGGKGQQYIQRARFLAISEFGPGSLVYHEGRAYRVDRALLKDVGGGERGELPTFSTSVCPACGASHDGEPPERCHVCSNPLSGAHITKNLYRIDNVGTRAVERITANDEERRRQGFDLQTVFSFKDSSEVTSLEVLDEEGEILQADFAPVALVRRINRGLKRRKDKDSVGFLIDPRTGYWVSADGVSEDGPPSPIAARQIITPVVEDRKNALLIRFPALWLRGLGEEADAVIATLQHAFARSVEAVYQLEEGEILVESTPGRTDRQALLFYEAAEGGAGALSRLMRENGAFPRLATEALGIMHATAPSIESALREGPEALKDAEDTRCVAGCYRCLLSYFNQPDHELIDRRLMPVLKSLLRLVQSQARVTSTKARGGNTLDGCPPPDTEPLVLDGLRLEWIWRAHRVAAAEQEHAPAGLEEQLAAKGLDLVLLAPSGAARTDAIARLASLLGSEP; via the coding sequence ATGGACGTCTTTTCTCTCGACGAGAATCTGCTCAACCACTACACGAGCTTTGCCCGATCCTTTACGCGGATTCGCTCGCTCGAGTTAAAGTCCAAAGTCGACCAGCTATACGCAGGGCGGCGGTTCTGGCCGGAGCCCCTCCTGCAACTGAATCCGCACTATGAAGAAGGCGGGACGATCGCGTCACTGGTCGGGAGCGACGGTCTTGCGGAGGAATGCAAGCAGATCTTCCTGAACGCGCGAGCGAAGGCCACAGATTCCGACAAGACCTTGACGCTTTGGCGCCACCAGGCGCAGGCGACCGGGCTCGCTCTCAAGGGCAAGAGCTTCGTGGTGACGACAGGCACAGGCTCGGGCAAGTCGCTTTGCTTCTTTATCCCGATCATCGATGCCATCGTCAAAGCCAAACGCACGGGAGAGAAACAGAAGACGAGAGCGCTGATCATCTATCCGATGAATGCGCTTGCAAACAGCCAGATCGAAGAGCTGAAAAAGTTCCTCACCGGTCGTAATCTCCCAGTTCCGGTCACATTCGCTCGATATACGGGCCAGGAAAGCCCGGACGATCGTGACAAGATCAGGCGAAACCCGCCCGACATACTACTAACGAATTTTATGATGCTCGAGCTGCTCATGACCCGGCAGTCCGAGCTCGATAAGGCAGTCATCGAGAACTGTCGCGGCCTCAATTTCGTAGTGCTGGACGAGCTCCATACATATCGCGGGCGGCAAGGTGCAGATGTAGCGATGCTGGTGCGGCGGTTGCGGGCGCGTGTGGGCGATCCAGAAAAACCGCCGATCTGCGTCGGAACCTCCGCGACGATGGCTAGCGAAGGAACCGAGCAGTATCGAAACCAAGCGGTCGCGAACGTTGCTTCGGCGCTGTTCGGGACCAGTATCACGCGCGACTCCGTCGTCACCGAGACATTGCGCCGGGTGACCGACCCCAGCCAATCGGCCGACCATGGATTGGACGGATTGGTCGACTCCGTCAAGCGCGTAGCTCAGGGAGATCGCTATCTTGGGCAGTCTAATGAATCCCTGAAGCAGGACCCGCTGGCGATCTGGGTCGAGACACGGCTTGGGCTTCGCGATCTCCACCGTAAGCCCCTAAGAGCCCATCCCATGCCGCTGAGCGACGCCGCAGCAAGACTTCAGAAGGACTCCGGCGCCTTGGCGAAGGATTGCGAAGCCGCGCTGAAGAATGCCTTGCTCGCCTTCAGCCTCACAGAGCGTGACCGCGGCGTTCCTTCCGGCGCAGAAGAGCCGCTCTTCGCCTTCAAGCTGCATCAGTTCATCTCGGGCGCTGGGCGGCTTTATTCCACCCTCGATCCTTCGGGCTCGCGGACGGTCACCTTCGATGGCCAGGTCTTCGACCCGGACAATCCGGAGAAACGGCTTTTCAGCGTCCATTTCTGCCGCCGTTGCGGCCAGGAGCACCATCCGGTCACCCTGATCAAGACTCTGGGGGAGGAGCGGTTCGAGAAGCGCGAGATCGATGACGTGCCGGCAAACGATGAGGCCGATCCGGAGGGACCGACCGAAATCTGGGGATTCCTGATGCCGGACCCCGTGGACGGCGACGAGTTCACCTTCGAGGGACGCGACGAGGATTATCCGGATAGCTGGCTGGAGACGACGAAGTCAGGCGAGACGCGATTGAGGGCCAGCTATCGCAAGTCCCGTGCCGTGCCATTTTTCGTGAAGCCCGACGGTCGATCTAGCACAGACGGACGGCACGCCTGGTTCATGCCGGGTAAGTTCAAGTTTTGCCCCGCCTGCGGCGATCACCACAGCGACTCCACCAGGGACATCAACCGGCTGGCGGCGCTCAGCGCGGAGGGGCGCAGTTCGGCCACGACCATCCTTGTGTCCTCGATCCTTCGCTGGATGAACGAGCAGGGGGACGCCATTCCCGAAACCACGAGGAAGTTGCTGGCCTTCACCGACAACCGGCAGGACGCCGCACTTCAGGCGGGGCATTTCAACGACTTCGTCTTTGTGACCCTGCTCCGCGGCGCCATCCTCGCAGCCCTGTCGGAGGCCGGGCCCGAAGGAATTCAGGAAGAAGAGATCGGGCGGGCCATCCAACGCATGCTGGGCTTCATCGCGGCCAACCTGGAGCGCCGGTCGGAATGGTTGCTGGAGCCTGGCCTCATGGGGGCCAGTCTCGTCACAGCCGAGAAGACCATCCGCGACTCGCTGGCGCACCGTTTCTGGATCGATCAGCGGCGTGGCTGGCGCTACACGAACCCAAATCTCGAGCAGCTCGGCCTCATCAAGGCCGACTACGTATCGCTGAACGAGCTGGCGGCCGACGACGCGCGGTTCGTGGACGTGCCATCGCTCAGGGCGGCTTCCGTCGCGGAGCGTGCCGCAGCCCTGCGCGAACTGCTCGACATCATGCGTCGCGGCCTTGCGATCGAGTGCAAGGCGCTCGACCGAGACGAGATCGACAATCTGATCGCGCGGGCACGCGCCGTGATCAAGGCGCCTTGGGCACTCGACGAGCGGGCGCTTGCGGCCACGGTCTTCGTGCCGCGGCCACCCAGCCGCAAGGAAATCTCCCAGCGCGACGAGGCGCTCATCATCCGAGGAGGCTCGCAAAGCCTGATCGGCAGGGCGCTGCGCAGAAGGCGGTTCGGCGGGAAGCTGCCAACGGGGCCGGAAGTCGTCGGCATCATCGACGGTTTGCTCAGCGCGGCCAAGGTCTATGGACTCGTCACGCCGGCGCCCTCCCCCGTCGAAGGAGAGGCTTGGCGCCTGGTGTCGTCCGCCATCGCCTTCCGCCGCGACGATGCGCCTGAGCCGGAGCGCAATAACCCGTTCTTCCGCGGGCTCTATGGGCGGATCGCCGACCTACTGGCCGCGGGCGGCCAGACTTTGTTCGGGTTCGAAAGCCGCGAGCATACCGCCCAGGTCGACAGCCAGCTCCGCGAGCTGCGGGAGGCGCGCTTCCGGAATGGAGAGGACGATCGGAAGAAGTTGAAGGAAAAAGCCGACAAGCTGAAGGAGTTCCGCGAGGACGACCGTCGGCTGCCGGCGCTCTTCTGTTCGCCGACCATGGAGCTCGGCGTCGACATTTCCGCGATGAATGTGGTCTATCTTCGCAACATCCCGCCGACGCCGGCCAATTATGCCCAACGCAGCGGCCGTGCTGGGCGAAGCGGACAAGCGGCCCTGATCGTCGCCTACTGTGCCGCTCAAAGCCCCCACGATCAGTATTTCTTCCAGCGGAAAGACCAGATGGTCTATGGGGTCGTGGAGCCGCCCTCCATCGACCTCGCCAACCCGGAGCTTGTCACCAGTCATCTCCATGCTGAGTGGCTGGCTGCCAGCGGCGCGGACCTGAAGGAGGCCATCGCCGAGAATCTCGAAATGACGGCGCCGGAGAAGCCGCTCAAGACCGAGATCCAGCAGCGCGTCACGGCGCCGGAGAGCAGCGAGGCGGCGCGTGAACGGATCGGTTCCGTATTGAACGCGCTGCAACGGGACTACATGCCCGAGCTGCCCGCCTGGTTCACGAGTGTCGAGAACTTCTCGCGCGAGACGGTGGCCAAGGCGCCACAGCGCTTTAACGCAAGCTTCAACCGATGGCGGGACCTGCTGGTGGCGGCGGAGCGCCAGCGGGACGATGCGGCGCGGACCTTGCAGGACTATTCGATCCAGCCGGTCGAACGTCGCGCGGCCGAGATGCGCCAACAGGCCGCCAACATCCAGATCAAGCTTCTGCTGCAAGGCGCGCAGGGCCAGAGCTCGGATTTCTACGTCTATCGCTATCTCGCGACCGAAGGGTTCCTGCCCGGCTACAACTTCCCGAGGTTGCCGCTGATGGCCTTCGTGCCGGGGGATTCCGGGGGCAAGGGACAGCAATACATCCAGCGTGCGCGGTTCCTGGCGATCTCGGAGTTCGGCCCGGGTAGCCTGGTCTATCACGAGGGCCGCGCCTACCGCGTGGATCGTGCCCTGTTGAAGGACGTCGGTGGCGGCGAACGCGGCGAGCTGCCGACCTTCAGCACCTCGGTCTGCCCGGCTTGCGGTGCCAGCCATGACGGCGAGCCTCCGGAACGGTGCCATGTCTGCTCGAATCCGCTTTCGGGTGCCCATATCACCAAGAATCTCTATCGGATCGATAATGTCGGCACCCGGGCCGTCGAACGGATCACCGCCAACGACGAAGAGCGGCGGCGCCAGGGCTTCGATCTGCAGACCGTTTTCTCGTTCAAGGATTCGAGCGAGGTGACGTCGCTCGAGGTCTTGGACGAAGAGGGCGAGATTCTGCAGGCCGATTTTGCGCCGGTTGCCCTGGTGCGCCGGATCAATCGCGGCCTGAAGCGGCGAAAGGACAAGGACTCCGTCGGCTTTCTCATCGATCCCCGGACGGGTTATTGGGTGAGCGCGGACGGGGTCAGCGAGGACGGGCCGCCGAGCCCGATCGCAGCACGGCAGATCATCACGCCGGTGGTCGAGGACCGGAAGAACGCGCTCCTGATCCGCTTCCCCGCGCTCTGGCTCCGTGGCCTGGGGGAGGAGGCCGACGCCGTCATCGCGACCCTGCAGCACGCTTTCGCCCGAAGCGTCGAAGCCGTCTATCAACTCGAGGAAGGGGAGATCCTGGTCGAGTCCACGCCCGGTCGGACCGACCGTCAGGCCTTGCTGTTCTACGAGGCGGCGGAGGGCGGCGCCGGCGCTCTCTCGCGGTTGATGCGGGAGAACGGGGCCTTTCCCCGCCTTGCTACGGAAGCACTTGGAATCATGCATGCAACGGCTCCCAGCATCGAGAGCGCCCTGCGCGAGGGTCCCGAAGCGCTCAAGGACGCGGAAGACACGCGTTGCGTCGCCGGCTGCTATCGCTGCCTGCTGTCCTATTTCAACCAGCCGGATCACGAGCTGATCGACCGCCGCCTCATGCCAGTACTCAAGTCGTTGTTGCGTCTCGTCCAATCGCAAGCTCGAGTGACCTCCACTAAGGCACGGGGTGGGAACACACTTGACGGCTGCCCCCCGCCCGACACTGAGCCGCTGGTTCTCGACGGGCTTCGGCTGGAATGGATCTGGCGGGCGCACCGCGTGGCGGCGGCCGAGCAGGAGCACGCGCCGGCCGGGCTTGAGGAGCAGCTGGCAGCCAAGGGCCTCGATCTCGTGCTGCTGGCGCCGTCGGGGGCGGCCAGAACCGATGCGATCGCCCGCCTGGCTTCCTTGCTGGGAAGCGAGCCGTGA
- a CDS encoding glutathione S-transferase family protein gives MALTFYYGSGSPFAWKVWLALEHKAIPYELKVLSFDKEETKAPAFRAINPRGLVPTIVDDGFALWESAVILEYLEEKYPQKPLLPKDVKARATVRRLATEIGDYVKTASNELTDLTLFRDTPATKEELAAAHTKMLEALAPFEAAFVGPYIAGELSIADFTMFPFVRMLARIELRKPSQGIADDRLPPKLRAWKGAIEKLPYYEKTIPPHWKK, from the coding sequence ATGGCGCTGACATTCTATTACGGCTCCGGCTCCCCCTTTGCCTGGAAGGTCTGGCTCGCCCTCGAGCACAAGGCCATCCCCTACGAGCTGAAGGTCCTGTCCTTCGACAAGGAGGAGACCAAGGCGCCCGCCTTCCGTGCCATCAACCCGCGCGGCCTGGTGCCGACCATCGTCGATGACGGCTTCGCCCTCTGGGAGTCGGCCGTGATCCTCGAATATCTCGAGGAGAAATATCCGCAGAAGCCGCTGCTGCCGAAGGACGTCAAGGCGCGCGCCACGGTGCGCCGCCTCGCGACCGAGATCGGCGACTATGTGAAGACCGCCAGCAACGAGCTCACCGATCTGACGCTCTTCCGCGACACGCCCGCCACGAAGGAGGAGCTGGCCGCCGCCCACACGAAGATGTTGGAGGCGCTCGCGCCCTTCGAGGCCGCCTTCGTCGGCCCCTACATCGCCGGCGAGCTCTCGATCGCCGATTTCACGATGTTCCCGTTCGTCCGCATGCTGGCGCGCATCGAGCTGCGCAAGCCCAGCCAGGGCATCGCCGACGACCGCCTGCCGCCGAAGCTGCGCGCCTGGAAGGGCGCGATCGAGAAGCTGCCCTATTACGAGAAGACGATCCCGCCGCATTGGAAGAAGTGA
- a CDS encoding patatin-like phospholipase family protein produces the protein MAPLDRPGPTGLPSNAPLPEPQRASRPGVKNISLALQGGGSHGAFTWGVMHRLMSEPRLYIDGISGTSAGAMNAVVFTDGFVKGRRQGAIDALAHFWDRVADLYHLPRSAAMTMAMPGFGIPGFSPHKNGNGWQVDRDPTFMAVDFMTRIFAPTQFNPLNINPLREVLEDIVDFEGLRQHPDIKLFVTASNVRTCKSRVFRTPELTVDTLMASACLPLMFKAVEIDGEHYWDGGYLGNPAIYPLIHECASRDVVIVQINPMNRPEVPTSARDILNRINEMTFNASLVREMFGVATITSLIESGSLHDERYAAVRFHQIGAEAEIAQLGALSKLNTERSFLEHLHKMGYEAAETWIEQNIDRIGWESTINVTDTFV, from the coding sequence ATGGCCCCCCTCGACCGCCCCGGCCCGACCGGTCTTCCCAGCAATGCGCCCCTGCCCGAGCCCCAGCGCGCGAGCCGTCCGGGCGTGAAGAACATCTCCCTGGCCCTCCAGGGCGGCGGATCGCACGGCGCCTTCACCTGGGGCGTGATGCATCGGCTCATGAGCGAGCCGCGGCTCTATATCGACGGGATCAGCGGCACCAGCGCCGGCGCCATGAACGCGGTCGTCTTCACCGACGGCTTCGTCAAGGGCCGCCGCCAGGGCGCCATCGACGCGCTCGCCCATTTCTGGGACCGCGTGGCCGACCTCTATCACCTGCCGCGCAGCGCCGCGATGACGATGGCGATGCCGGGATTCGGCATTCCCGGCTTCAGCCCGCACAAGAACGGCAATGGCTGGCAGGTCGATCGCGACCCGACCTTCATGGCGGTCGATTTCATGACCCGCATCTTCGCGCCGACGCAGTTCAACCCGCTCAACATCAACCCGCTGCGCGAGGTGCTCGAGGATATCGTCGATTTCGAGGGGCTGCGCCAGCATCCGGACATCAAGCTGTTCGTCACGGCCTCGAACGTGCGCACCTGCAAGTCGCGGGTGTTCCGCACGCCCGAGCTGACCGTCGACACGCTGATGGCCTCGGCCTGCCTGCCGCTGATGTTCAAGGCGGTCGAGATCGACGGCGAGCATTACTGGGACGGCGGCTATCTCGGCAATCCCGCGATCTACCCGCTGATCCATGAATGCGCCAGCCGCGACGTGGTGATCGTGCAGATCAACCCCATGAACCGGCCGGAGGTGCCGACCTCGGCGCGCGACATCCTCAACCGCATCAACGAAATGACCTTCAATGCCAGCCTGGTGCGCGAGATGTTCGGCGTCGCCACCATCACCTCGCTGATCGAGAGCGGCTCGCTCCATGACGAGCGCTACGCCGCGGTGCGCTTCCACCAGATCGGCGCCGAGGCGGAGATCGCCCAGCTCGGCGCGCTCAGCAAGCTCAACACCGAGCGCAGCTTCCTCGAGCATCTGCACAAGATGGGCTATGAGGCCGCCGAAACCTGGATCGAGCAGAACATCGACCGGATCGGGTGGGAGAGCACGATCAATGTGACGGATACGTTTGTGTAG
- a CDS encoding endonuclease domain-containing protein, whose protein sequence is MSIDNARRLRKDATDAERKLWSALRHKQIEGFKFRRQVPLGEFVADFACLSQRLIIEVDGGQHDAEREKDAARTAWLNARGYRVIRFWNNDVLDNLEGVVQTILTALQDHPPPQPPPQGGR, encoded by the coding sequence ATGTCCATCGACAACGCCCGACGCCTCCGCAAGGACGCCACCGACGCCGAGCGCAAGCTCTGGTCAGCGCTGCGCCATAAGCAGATCGAGGGCTTCAAATTCCGCAGACAGGTGCCTCTTGGCGAATTCGTTGCCGACTTCGCTTGCCTGTCGCAGCGGCTGATCATCGAAGTCGATGGTGGGCAGCATGACGCGGAACGCGAGAAAGATGCAGCGCGAACGGCCTGGCTGAACGCGCGCGGCTATCGTGTCATCCGGTTCTGGAACAATGACGTGCTGGATAATCTGGAGGGAGTCGTCCAGACGATCTTGACCGCGCTCCAGGATCACCCCCCACCCCAGCCTCCCCCTCAAGGGGGGAGGTGA